A single Dermacentor albipictus isolate Rhodes 1998 colony chromosome 3, USDA_Dalb.pri_finalv2, whole genome shotgun sequence DNA region contains:
- the LOC135899136 gene encoding para-nitrobenzyl esterase-like isoform X1: MMPSIFCLYAACPPLFALLGQTTASAPPNSPSTCQRLLVPGLGARNESSPEAMQAPSGHEHAGSAVNSREITRTATTPNPSAALASAPTAPPSAKSKAIDGSRRASQTDNSPKFGTRHILILCLATAAFFTVLIVLRLLLRGQEAHRPGTCSDTEEQLLVKTSLGEIRGVAVETSNGQRVRVFRGIPFGEGTTGGRRFELATKVTKLRSPFAAVKQGPACLQPSIHVPVLRSVTVMSDNCLTLNVWAPSRCSMEKEESLPVLFFLGGWMFHVASWNGLFDWSNMASHGRVIVVSPNFRLGAPGFLHRNGTGPDNVGVEDILLAWHWTKEHIASFGGNASNVVPLGHSSGGFVVSALLARPELFDANRSVILSQSMLTITPDNSGEAGVGKTEFLGQLCCNRSSCAAGRSIPEYVRCLALLPAAKLVNMLELRFALAQINLGGGPFFFADARKLPNDRSFFAGKDLLFGNTIHEADRVLAFGIALENWTDIGVRDIVKFLARQIGFPEEEVLKYIGPLLGLDDESASRFEKLEKLNGLFTKGAFQCPMLQYATEAAKGGANVRFMVLAEEKMDAADRATSDGIATYGDDLRLLSGDPTYQSLTTAQSNLSRTMMGHVAAFASSGNPGHISAAAEWPPFTEAEKKVVLLNSSVVWAEAQWRAESCSMLMQIVSHVLSGGL; encoded by the exons ATGATGCCGTCTATCTTTTGTTTATACGCCGCTT GTCCACCGCTTTTCGCCCTGCTCGGCCAGACTACTGCGTCCGCTCCACCAAACAGCCCTTCCACCTGCCAAAGGCTTCTAGTACCTGGACTCGGAGCTCGGAACGAGAGCAGC CCTGAAGCGATGCAGGCGCCATCTGGTCATGAGCACGCCGGTTCGGCGGTCAACTCACGAGAAATCACCCGCACCGCCACTACGCCAAATCCCAGTGCTGCCCTTGCCTCCGCGCCGACGGCTCCTCCCTCGGCTAAATCTAAGGCCATCGACGGCTCTCGCCGGGCCTCCCAAACAGACAATAGTCCAAAGTTTGGGACTCGACATATTCTCATACTCTGCCTGGCCACTGCGGCATTCTTCACCGTGCTGATCGTCCTCAGGCTACTGCTGCGCGGTCAAGAGGCGCACCGGCCAGGGACCTGCTCTGACACCGAGGAGCAGCTGTTGGTGAAAACCTCGCTGGGCGAAATCAGGGGAGTCGCCGTCGAGACCAGCAATGGGCAGCGCGTGCGCGTCTTTCGCGGCATCCCCTTCGGCGAGGGCACGACGGGAGGCCGGCGTTTCGAGCTCGCCACTAAGGTCACCAAGCTACGCTCTCCTTTTGCGGCGGTGAAGCAAGGTCCTG CGTGCTTGCAGCCATCAATACACGTCCCGGTACTGCGGTCGGTCACTGTCATGTCGGACAACTGCCTCACCCTGAACGTCTGGGCTCCCAGCCGCTGTTCGATGGAGAAGGAGGAATCACTACCGGTGCTGTTTTTCCTGGGCGGCTGGATGTTTCACGTGGCCAGCTGGAACGGTCTCTTCGATTGGAGCAACATGGCGAGCCATGGCCGCGTGATCGTCGTGTCCCCTAACTTCCGGCTCGGCGCTCCCGGCTTCCTGCACCGCAACGGAACCGGCCCGGACAACGTGGGCGTCGAAGACATCCTGCTCGCTTGGCATTGGACCAAGGAGCACATCGCGTCGTTCGGTGGCAACGCCAGCAACGTGGTGCCCTTGGGTCACTCGAGTGGCGGCTTTGTGGTCTCCGCCTTGCTCGCCAGACCTGAGCTGTTCGATGCGAACCGGTCGGTCATCCTGTCGCAGAGCATGCTTACCATAACTCCGGATAACAGTGGAGAAGCAGGAGTGGGCAAAACCGAGTTCCTCGGACAACTTTGCTGCAACAGGTCGTCCTGCGCCGCAGGTCGGTCCATTCCAG AATACGTCCGGTGCCTGGCCCTCCTTCCAGCGGCAAAGCTGGTGAACATGTTGGAGTTGAGATTTGCGTTGGCTCAGATAAACCTCGGCGGCGGACCTTTCTTTTTCGCGGACGCCAGGAAACTTCCGAATGACCGGAGCTTCTTCGCCGGCAAAGATCTGTTGTTCGGGAACACCATTCACGAGGCGGACCGCGTGCTGGCGTTCGGCATAGCATTGGAGAACTGGACGGACATTGGGGTGCGCGACATCGTCAAGTTCCTGGCTCGCCAAATCGGCTTTCCGGAAGAGGAGGTACTGAAATACATAGGCCCCCTCCTGGGCCTCGACGACGAAAGCGCATCCAGGTTCGAGAAATTGGAGAAGCTGAACGGTCTCTTCACGAAGGGGGCATTCCAGTGCCCCATGCTGCAGTACGCGACAGAAGCGGCGAAGGGTGGTGCGAACGTCCGCTTCATGGTTTTGGCGGAGGAGAAGATGGACGCTGCTGATCGCGCCACCAGCGACGGGATCGCCACGTACGGGGACGACCTGCGCTTACTGTCGGGTGACCCAACGTACCAGAGTTTAACGACGGCCCAGAGCAACCTGTCCCGCACCATGATGGGTCATGTGGCGGCGTTTGCGAGCTCAGG GAATCCGGGGCACATTTCTGCTGCAGCAGAGTGGCCTCCATTCACGGAAGCCGAAAAGAAGGTTGTCCTGCTGAACAGTTCAGTGGTGTGGGCTGAGGCCCAGTGGCGAGCAGAATCCTGCAGCATGCTGATGCAAATAGTGTCCCATGTTTTGTCTGGCGGTTTGTAA
- the LOC135899136 gene encoding para-nitrobenzyl esterase-like isoform X2, with translation MQAPSGHEHAGSAVNSREITRTATTPNPSAALASAPTAPPSAKSKAIDGSRRASQTDNSPKFGTRHILILCLATAAFFTVLIVLRLLLRGQEAHRPGTCSDTEEQLLVKTSLGEIRGVAVETSNGQRVRVFRGIPFGEGTTGGRRFELATKVTKLRSPFAAVKQGPACLQPSIHVPVLRSVTVMSDNCLTLNVWAPSRCSMEKEESLPVLFFLGGWMFHVASWNGLFDWSNMASHGRVIVVSPNFRLGAPGFLHRNGTGPDNVGVEDILLAWHWTKEHIASFGGNASNVVPLGHSSGGFVVSALLARPELFDANRSVILSQSMLTITPDNSGEAGVGKTEFLGQLCCNRSSCAAGRSIPEYVRCLALLPAAKLVNMLELRFALAQINLGGGPFFFADARKLPNDRSFFAGKDLLFGNTIHEADRVLAFGIALENWTDIGVRDIVKFLARQIGFPEEEVLKYIGPLLGLDDESASRFEKLEKLNGLFTKGAFQCPMLQYATEAAKGGANVRFMVLAEEKMDAADRATSDGIATYGDDLRLLSGDPTYQSLTTAQSNLSRTMMGHVAAFASSGNPGHISAAAEWPPFTEAEKKVVLLNSSVVWAEAQWRAESCSMLMQIVSHVLSGGL, from the exons ATGCAGGCGCCATCTGGTCATGAGCACGCCGGTTCGGCGGTCAACTCACGAGAAATCACCCGCACCGCCACTACGCCAAATCCCAGTGCTGCCCTTGCCTCCGCGCCGACGGCTCCTCCCTCGGCTAAATCTAAGGCCATCGACGGCTCTCGCCGGGCCTCCCAAACAGACAATAGTCCAAAGTTTGGGACTCGACATATTCTCATACTCTGCCTGGCCACTGCGGCATTCTTCACCGTGCTGATCGTCCTCAGGCTACTGCTGCGCGGTCAAGAGGCGCACCGGCCAGGGACCTGCTCTGACACCGAGGAGCAGCTGTTGGTGAAAACCTCGCTGGGCGAAATCAGGGGAGTCGCCGTCGAGACCAGCAATGGGCAGCGCGTGCGCGTCTTTCGCGGCATCCCCTTCGGCGAGGGCACGACGGGAGGCCGGCGTTTCGAGCTCGCCACTAAGGTCACCAAGCTACGCTCTCCTTTTGCGGCGGTGAAGCAAGGTCCTG CGTGCTTGCAGCCATCAATACACGTCCCGGTACTGCGGTCGGTCACTGTCATGTCGGACAACTGCCTCACCCTGAACGTCTGGGCTCCCAGCCGCTGTTCGATGGAGAAGGAGGAATCACTACCGGTGCTGTTTTTCCTGGGCGGCTGGATGTTTCACGTGGCCAGCTGGAACGGTCTCTTCGATTGGAGCAACATGGCGAGCCATGGCCGCGTGATCGTCGTGTCCCCTAACTTCCGGCTCGGCGCTCCCGGCTTCCTGCACCGCAACGGAACCGGCCCGGACAACGTGGGCGTCGAAGACATCCTGCTCGCTTGGCATTGGACCAAGGAGCACATCGCGTCGTTCGGTGGCAACGCCAGCAACGTGGTGCCCTTGGGTCACTCGAGTGGCGGCTTTGTGGTCTCCGCCTTGCTCGCCAGACCTGAGCTGTTCGATGCGAACCGGTCGGTCATCCTGTCGCAGAGCATGCTTACCATAACTCCGGATAACAGTGGAGAAGCAGGAGTGGGCAAAACCGAGTTCCTCGGACAACTTTGCTGCAACAGGTCGTCCTGCGCCGCAGGTCGGTCCATTCCAG AATACGTCCGGTGCCTGGCCCTCCTTCCAGCGGCAAAGCTGGTGAACATGTTGGAGTTGAGATTTGCGTTGGCTCAGATAAACCTCGGCGGCGGACCTTTCTTTTTCGCGGACGCCAGGAAACTTCCGAATGACCGGAGCTTCTTCGCCGGCAAAGATCTGTTGTTCGGGAACACCATTCACGAGGCGGACCGCGTGCTGGCGTTCGGCATAGCATTGGAGAACTGGACGGACATTGGGGTGCGCGACATCGTCAAGTTCCTGGCTCGCCAAATCGGCTTTCCGGAAGAGGAGGTACTGAAATACATAGGCCCCCTCCTGGGCCTCGACGACGAAAGCGCATCCAGGTTCGAGAAATTGGAGAAGCTGAACGGTCTCTTCACGAAGGGGGCATTCCAGTGCCCCATGCTGCAGTACGCGACAGAAGCGGCGAAGGGTGGTGCGAACGTCCGCTTCATGGTTTTGGCGGAGGAGAAGATGGACGCTGCTGATCGCGCCACCAGCGACGGGATCGCCACGTACGGGGACGACCTGCGCTTACTGTCGGGTGACCCAACGTACCAGAGTTTAACGACGGCCCAGAGCAACCTGTCCCGCACCATGATGGGTCATGTGGCGGCGTTTGCGAGCTCAGG GAATCCGGGGCACATTTCTGCTGCAGCAGAGTGGCCTCCATTCACGGAAGCCGAAAAGAAGGTTGTCCTGCTGAACAGTTCAGTGGTGTGGGCTGAGGCCCAGTGGCGAGCAGAATCCTGCAGCATGCTGATGCAAATAGTGTCCCATGTTTTGTCTGGCGGTTTGTAA